Proteins encoded in a region of the Myxococcales bacterium genome:
- a CDS encoding response regulator, with product MVAATSVEWDEEEEPTTPFWRSGARVVVVDDDSDMRQVVHTTLRREGYDIRENASGGALLRTLSDIALGGFPLDGVDLIVLDNRMPGITGLEALRAIRGSEWTTPAVLMTAYPSQAVSDEAQALGAVVLPKPFTREALTRVVLEALLGKNRPRRIRR from the coding sequence GTGGTCGCAGCAACATCGGTCGAGTGGGACGAAGAGGAAGAGCCGACCACCCCGTTTTGGCGCTCGGGCGCCAGGGTCGTGGTCGTCGACGACGACAGTGACATGAGGCAGGTGGTGCACACGACGCTCCGCCGCGAGGGCTACGACATCCGCGAGAACGCGTCCGGTGGAGCGCTCCTCCGTACGCTGTCCGACATCGCCCTAGGCGGCTTCCCGCTCGACGGGGTCGACCTCATCGTGCTCGACAACCGGATGCCTGGTATCACGGGCCTCGAGGCGCTGAGGGCGATTCGCGGCTCCGAGTGGACCACGCCCGCGGTCCTGATGACCGCCTACCCGAGCCAGGCGGTCAGCGACGAGGCCCAGGCGCTCGGCGCCGTCGTCCTTCCCAAGCCGTTCACCCGCGAGGCCCTCACCCGCGTCGTCTTGGAGGCGCTGCTCGGAAAGAACCGCCCGCGGAGGATCAGGCGCTGA
- a CDS encoding ABC transporter ATP-binding protein, translating into MPTPAARGHATHATHATHATHATPHQRLRELVRLERDDIWAIAVFGALVGLTTLAVPVAVQALVTSVAMGTLLQPVAVLTVLLTIVLGFSAALRVWQVKLVELLQERVFVRASLELASKLSHASPGAFEGRHGPEQVNRFLDVVTVQKALAGLLLDGLAVGLQLVVGLGLLGFYHPLLLAFDVVLIGALIFVIFVLGRRGVSTSVGESKAKYAVVAWLQEVARHPVAFRSENAQRFALARADERLMYYLERRREHFRVVLRQTIGSLTVHTFASASVLGLGALLVLQSQLTLGQLVASELVVNAVVAGVSKLGKHLETYYDLVTSLDKLGHLTEISTEREDGEPLEGSGPLQVELERASGRVAVRAGECLVLSAARQETSGELGALYGLAEDADVRVDGVPLTEVSLPSYRDAVALVRGPEVFNGSVLDNVRMGRPNVSQSDVRRALAAVGLEDTVARLPAGLNTELTTYGLPLTSEQGTRIALARGLAGGPRLLLLDRVLDGLPEAALAAVVSTLVGARGTQSLVVSTSRPDVATALSATEVRS; encoded by the coding sequence ATGCCGACCCCCGCAGCGCGTGGTCACGCCACGCACGCCACGCACGCCACGCACGCCACGCACGCCACGCCGCACCAGCGACTTCGAGAGCTCGTCAGGCTGGAGCGCGACGACATCTGGGCCATCGCAGTCTTCGGAGCGCTCGTCGGGCTCACGACGCTCGCCGTCCCCGTGGCGGTGCAGGCCCTGGTCACGTCGGTGGCGATGGGGACGCTCCTCCAGCCCGTCGCCGTGCTGACGGTGCTGCTGACGATCGTCCTTGGCTTCTCGGCGGCGCTGCGGGTCTGGCAAGTGAAGCTCGTCGAGCTGCTCCAGGAGCGAGTCTTCGTGCGCGCCTCGCTCGAGCTCGCCAGCAAGCTGTCGCACGCCTCGCCCGGGGCTTTCGAGGGAAGACACGGGCCGGAGCAGGTCAACCGCTTCCTCGACGTCGTGACGGTGCAGAAGGCGCTCGCGGGCCTCCTTCTCGATGGCTTGGCCGTCGGCCTTCAGCTGGTCGTGGGCCTCGGGCTGCTCGGGTTCTACCACCCGCTCCTGCTCGCGTTCGACGTCGTCTTGATCGGCGCCCTCATCTTCGTGATCTTCGTCCTCGGTCGTCGAGGTGTATCGACCAGCGTGGGCGAGTCCAAGGCGAAGTACGCCGTAGTCGCCTGGTTGCAGGAGGTCGCGCGTCACCCGGTGGCGTTCCGCTCCGAAAACGCGCAACGCTTCGCCCTCGCGCGCGCAGACGAGCGATTGATGTACTACCTGGAGCGGCGAAGAGAGCACTTTCGCGTAGTGCTCCGCCAGACGATCGGCTCGCTCACGGTGCACACGTTCGCGAGCGCCTCGGTGCTTGGCCTAGGCGCGCTGCTCGTTCTGCAGTCGCAGCTCACGTTGGGGCAGTTGGTCGCTTCGGAGCTGGTCGTCAATGCCGTCGTCGCGGGGGTGTCGAAGCTCGGAAAGCACCTCGAGACCTACTACGATCTCGTCACCTCGCTCGACAAGCTCGGGCACCTCACCGAGATCTCCACGGAGCGCGAGGACGGCGAGCCGCTCGAGGGATCGGGCCCGCTCCAGGTCGAGCTCGAACGCGCGAGCGGTCGCGTCGCCGTGAGGGCAGGCGAATGCCTCGTCCTCTCCGCGGCGCGGCAGGAAACCAGCGGTGAGCTCGGCGCGCTGTACGGCCTCGCCGAAGACGCCGACGTGCGGGTCGACGGAGTCCCGCTGACCGAGGTCTCTCTCCCCAGCTATCGTGACGCGGTCGCGCTCGTCCGCGGTCCGGAGGTCTTCAACGGATCGGTCCTCGACAACGTTCGCATGGGGCGCCCGAACGTGTCGCAGTCGGATGTCCGGAGGGCGCTCGCGGCGGTGGGTCTCGAAGACACCGTCGCTCGACTCCCTGCCGGCCTCAACACCGAGCTCACGACGTACGGCCTCCCTCTCACTTCGGAGCAGGGCACACGCATCGCCCTGGCCCGCGGGCTCGCAGGAGGGCCTCGCCTTCTCCTGCTCGATCGCGTCCTCGACGGCCTCCCGGAGGCCGCGCTCGCGGCGGTCGTCTCGACGCTCGTGGGCGCCCGAGGCACGCAGTCGCTCGTCGTCTCGACGAGCCGCCCAGACGTCGCGACAGCGCTCTCCGCCACGGAGGTGCGCTCATGA
- a CDS encoding HlyD family efflux transporter periplasmic adaptor subunit: protein MNHAERWSGAGARALVDLPSFRAVQGNPRTRRLSRLLFAVVAAVFGSLFIIPWQQTSISGGRVVAYAPLERRQNIEAPIEGRIVSWAVHEGTRVKKGDLVAVISDNDPELVARMRLERSAVENRVEAARARVRSMEDRIISLETSRSTGVSAAGSRARMARDRVMAAEHAVDAADGAVKTSQLNLDRQRALAKDGLTSTRGVEVAELEQLRSRTDAERARAALSAAKSEELALKSDHEKVGSDARALIRDAEAAKAIAQGEVANSEAELTRVDVRLARQASQRIMAPRDGTVLKLLAAQGSEMVKGGDPIAVLIPDTEERAVELHVDGNDLPLVAEGRRVRLQFEGWPAVQFSGWPQVAVGTFGGTVSLVDSSDDGKGKFRVVVRPDAGAPWPESRYLRQGVRAQGFILLGRVSLAYELWRQFNGFPASNPAPPKQAEQAEGKSK from the coding sequence ATGAATCACGCGGAACGGTGGTCCGGAGCCGGCGCGCGCGCGCTCGTTGATCTACCCAGCTTTCGCGCGGTGCAGGGAAATCCCCGGACGCGACGGCTCTCGCGCCTCCTCTTCGCCGTGGTGGCCGCGGTGTTCGGGTCTCTCTTCATCATCCCCTGGCAGCAGACGTCGATCAGCGGAGGGCGGGTCGTCGCGTATGCCCCCCTCGAGCGCCGGCAGAACATCGAGGCCCCCATCGAAGGGCGAATCGTGTCCTGGGCGGTCCACGAGGGCACCCGAGTCAAGAAGGGAGATCTCGTCGCGGTCATCTCGGACAACGATCCCGAGCTGGTCGCGCGGATGCGCCTCGAGCGGTCCGCCGTCGAGAACCGGGTCGAGGCTGCGCGAGCGCGCGTTCGCTCGATGGAAGACCGCATCATCTCGCTCGAGACCTCGCGCTCCACCGGAGTCTCGGCCGCTGGCTCCCGCGCGCGCATGGCGCGTGATCGGGTGATGGCCGCGGAGCACGCGGTCGACGCGGCCGACGGCGCGGTGAAGACCTCGCAGCTGAACCTGGACCGCCAGCGCGCGCTCGCGAAGGACGGGCTCACCTCCACGCGCGGGGTCGAGGTCGCGGAGCTCGAACAGCTGCGATCCAGGACGGATGCGGAACGCGCCCGGGCCGCGCTCTCGGCGGCGAAGAGCGAAGAGCTCGCGCTGAAGTCGGACCACGAGAAGGTTGGGTCGGACGCGCGGGCCTTGATTCGAGACGCCGAGGCGGCGAAGGCGATCGCGCAGGGCGAGGTCGCGAACTCCGAAGCGGAGCTCACCCGCGTGGACGTGCGTCTCGCGCGGCAGGCCTCCCAGCGGATCATGGCGCCGCGCGACGGCACGGTCCTGAAGCTGCTCGCGGCCCAAGGCTCCGAGATGGTGAAGGGCGGCGACCCGATCGCCGTCCTTATCCCCGACACAGAGGAGCGCGCGGTCGAGCTCCACGTCGATGGCAACGACCTGCCCCTCGTGGCCGAGGGTCGGCGGGTGCGGCTCCAATTCGAGGGTTGGCCCGCCGTGCAGTTCTCCGGCTGGCCCCAGGTCGCGGTCGGGACCTTCGGAGGCACAGTCTCGCTCGTCGACTCGTCCGACGACGGCAAGGGGAAGTTTCGGGTGGTCGTGCGGCCGGACGCGGGCGCCCCGTGGCCAGAGAGCCGCTATCTGCGGCAGGGGGTGCGCGCCCAAGGATTCATCCTCCTTGGGAGGGTGTCGTTGGCCTACGAGCTTTGGCGCCAGTTCAACGGCTTCCCGGCGTCGAATCCTGCGCCACCCAAGCAGGCGGAGCAGGCCGAGGGGAAGTCCAAATGA
- a CDS encoding TolC family protein — protein MRSLVMATAGLLFTASLGERALAQSSTAPLTAAAPVATATPRESALTLAEVLSSIDRDHPAVAAARQDKAAARGDRTAADGGFDTAFRTRVAGTPLSYYRNFRVDTVVEQPTALWGSTVFGGYRLGRGDVPDYDGKQLTNELGEVRAGLVVPTIRNGPIDRRRANRERGALGETAAGEALRAATLDVKRVGGLRYWEWVAAGKRREIARTLLDIALKRDAQIASRVVRGDLSPIERTENARVILQRRVQLVAQDRGLQQAAIELSQYYRAPGGGPVVPSDDRLPALEEPTVWPAEALPTATARALAERPDVRRIALVREQARVEADLANNQRLPALDFQVVVSKDFGGGIATRRPVELEGQVLLDVPIQNRQANGRAEAARAALARVAEQERGARDRVTAEVRDARSASELARSRLALARQEVEISAELERAEWLRFAAGDTTLLVVNLREQATFDARLRQVDALAECQRALMLLRAAMGSLK, from the coding sequence ATGAGGAGTCTCGTCATGGCGACCGCGGGCCTGCTCTTTACCGCCTCCCTCGGCGAGCGCGCCCTCGCCCAGAGCTCCACCGCGCCCCTCACGGCGGCTGCCCCCGTCGCGACCGCCACTCCTCGCGAGAGCGCGCTCACGCTCGCCGAGGTGCTGTCCTCGATCGATCGCGACCACCCCGCGGTCGCCGCAGCCCGCCAAGACAAGGCCGCGGCGCGGGGCGACAGGACCGCGGCGGATGGCGGATTCGACACGGCCTTTCGAACGCGCGTCGCAGGGACGCCACTCAGCTACTACCGGAACTTCCGCGTAGACACCGTGGTGGAGCAGCCGACCGCCCTCTGGGGAAGCACGGTGTTTGGGGGATATCGGCTCGGGCGAGGCGACGTGCCCGACTACGATGGCAAGCAGCTGACCAACGAGCTTGGTGAGGTGCGCGCCGGGCTCGTCGTGCCGACGATCCGAAACGGCCCCATCGACCGTCGTCGCGCGAACCGCGAGCGAGGCGCGCTCGGGGAGACCGCCGCGGGCGAGGCGCTCCGCGCGGCCACCCTCGACGTGAAGCGGGTCGGCGGCCTCCGCTATTGGGAGTGGGTCGCCGCCGGGAAGCGCCGCGAGATCGCGCGCACTCTTCTCGACATCGCGTTGAAGCGAGACGCTCAGATCGCGTCGCGGGTCGTTCGCGGTGACTTGTCGCCCATCGAGCGCACCGAGAACGCTCGCGTCATCCTGCAGCGTCGCGTTCAGCTCGTGGCGCAAGACCGCGGGCTTCAGCAAGCGGCGATCGAGCTGTCGCAGTACTACCGTGCGCCAGGCGGTGGCCCCGTCGTGCCCTCCGACGATCGTCTACCGGCGCTCGAGGAGCCGACGGTGTGGCCGGCGGAGGCCTTACCAACGGCCACGGCGCGCGCGCTCGCCGAGCGTCCCGACGTGAGGCGCATCGCGCTCGTCCGCGAGCAGGCTCGCGTAGAGGCGGACCTCGCGAACAATCAGCGGCTCCCCGCGCTCGATTTTCAGGTCGTTGTCTCCAAAGACTTCGGCGGTGGAATCGCGACCCGTCGCCCGGTGGAGCTCGAGGGGCAGGTGCTCCTGGATGTCCCCATTCAGAACCGCCAGGCCAACGGACGCGCCGAGGCTGCGCGCGCTGCGCTCGCGCGCGTGGCGGAGCAAGAGCGTGGGGCCCGCGACCGCGTCACGGCGGAGGTCCGCGACGCGCGCTCTGCCAGCGAGCTCGCACGGAGCCGACTCGCGCTCGCGCGCCAGGAGGTCGAGATCTCGGCCGAGCTCGAGCGGGCAGAGTGGCTCCGGTTTGCCGCTGGCGACACCACGCTGCTCGTGGTGAACCTGCGCGAGCAGGCGACCTTCGACGCCCGGCTCCGTCAGGTCGACGCGCTCGCCGAATGCCAGCGAGCGCTCATGCTCTTGCGCGCGGCCATGGGGTCGCTCAAGTAG
- a CDS encoding sulfatase-like hydrolase/transferase: MRHGIELFKLTTAALAAARGAVARARHGEPRELPRPPRSKTKRRSILFITVDQQRYDALGVNGGQVARTPAIDALAREALCYRRAHVQSVVCMPARSTMLTGLYPRTHGVVSNGVSLPDDGTSVASWLRERGGYKTALIGKAHFDPHIDPLLRFRENRIAAEGLRSLWYGFEHVELATHGPLGAHHYARWVQSTHPEHVEGFAGVLSGTGGGDTGAPEVKHNPVPRGVYHTDWVADRAVEWLRGVGDEPFFCWVSFPDPHHPFDPPADEVKNRIRWRDVPLPAGMPTSPEETRAILARKPRHWLAWWEGRFRNPEGGPATFVPSQLTRERVQEMTAMIHVENELLDEAVAKLLAALEALGLSDDTDVFYTSDHGDLQGDHGLFFKGPYHVDSLMRVPFLWRPAPSANIAPAEIPEPVGHIDLAPTFCAIAGLPVPEWMQGAPLPQAPGSGREQVLTTWDSQFSKVGMHLATIHRGGVTCTVYSPSTRGVGGRFPILWPLWNRGGEIPRYDGTEGELYDLREDPLERVNLWSDPARRALRDELAAALRAGLPPPRVAPLPVSAPT, translated from the coding sequence ATGCGCCACGGGATTGAGCTCTTCAAGCTGACCACGGCCGCGCTCGCAGCCGCCCGAGGCGCCGTCGCGCGCGCTCGGCACGGCGAGCCGCGCGAGCTCCCGCGGCCGCCGCGCTCTAAAACGAAGCGGCGCAGTATCCTCTTCATCACGGTGGACCAGCAGCGCTACGACGCCCTCGGCGTGAACGGCGGCCAGGTCGCGCGGACCCCGGCGATCGACGCGCTCGCGCGCGAGGCGCTCTGCTACCGCCGCGCCCACGTGCAGAGCGTCGTGTGCATGCCAGCGCGCTCGACGATGCTCACCGGCCTCTACCCGCGCACCCACGGCGTCGTCTCCAACGGCGTCAGCCTGCCGGACGACGGCACGAGCGTGGCCTCGTGGCTGCGCGAGCGCGGTGGGTACAAGACTGCGCTCATCGGGAAGGCGCACTTCGATCCCCACATCGATCCGCTGCTCCGCTTCCGCGAGAACCGCATCGCCGCCGAGGGGCTACGGTCGCTCTGGTATGGCTTCGAGCACGTGGAGCTCGCGACGCACGGCCCGCTCGGGGCGCACCACTACGCGCGCTGGGTCCAGTCCACGCACCCCGAGCACGTAGAGGGCTTCGCCGGCGTGCTGAGCGGTACGGGAGGCGGCGACACCGGCGCGCCCGAGGTGAAGCACAACCCCGTCCCGCGCGGCGTCTACCACACGGACTGGGTCGCCGATCGCGCGGTCGAGTGGCTCCGCGGCGTGGGCGACGAGCCCTTCTTCTGCTGGGTGAGCTTCCCCGATCCCCACCACCCGTTCGATCCCCCGGCCGACGAGGTGAAGAACCGCATCCGCTGGCGCGACGTGCCGTTGCCCGCAGGAATGCCCACCAGCCCCGAAGAGACCCGAGCGATCCTCGCGCGCAAGCCGCGGCACTGGCTGGCCTGGTGGGAGGGGCGCTTTCGCAACCCCGAGGGCGGCCCAGCGACCTTCGTGCCGTCTCAGCTGACGCGCGAGAGGGTGCAAGAGATGACCGCGATGATCCACGTCGAGAACGAGCTGCTCGACGAGGCGGTCGCCAAGCTGCTCGCGGCGCTGGAGGCGCTCGGGCTCAGCGACGACACCGATGTATTCTACACATCGGATCACGGTGATCTGCAGGGAGACCACGGCCTGTTCTTCAAAGGCCCGTACCACGTCGACTCGCTCATGCGCGTGCCGTTCCTGTGGCGCCCCGCGCCTTCGGCGAACATCGCGCCCGCCGAAATCCCCGAGCCGGTGGGTCACATCGATCTGGCGCCGACGTTCTGCGCGATCGCGGGCCTCCCTGTGCCCGAGTGGATGCAGGGGGCGCCGCTCCCGCAGGCGCCGGGCTCTGGGCGCGAGCAAGTCCTCACGACCTGGGACAGCCAGTTCTCGAAGGTGGGAATGCACCTCGCGACGATCCACCGCGGCGGCGTGACCTGTACGGTCTACTCGCCCTCTACCCGCGGCGTCGGGGGGCGCTTCCCGATCCTCTGGCCCTTGTGGAACCGCGGCGGCGAGATCCCTCGCTACGACGGCACCGAGGGCGAGCTCTACGACCTCCGAGAGGATCCGCTCGAGCGGGTGAACCTCTGGTCGGACCCTGCCCGCCGCGCGCTGCGCGACGAGCTCGCGGCCGCCCTCCGCGCGGGCCTGCCGCCCCCGCGCGTCGCGCCGCTGCCCGTCTCCGCGCCGACGTGA
- the rplK gene encoding 50S ribosomal protein L11 has protein sequence MKKITGQIKLQLPAGKANPAPPVGPALGQHGVNIMGFCKEFNAKTAGGDMIIPVVITVYSDRSFTFILKTPPVAVLLKKEAGLATNKKPGSGSKEPNKVKVGSVSEAQVRKLAEMKIQDMNCTDVEAAIRIVRGTARSMGIEITA, from the coding sequence ATGAAGAAAATCACCGGACAAATCAAGCTCCAGCTCCCCGCCGGCAAGGCCAACCCGGCCCCGCCGGTCGGCCCCGCGCTCGGTCAGCACGGCGTCAACATCATGGGCTTCTGCAAGGAGTTCAACGCCAAGACCGCCGGCGGCGACATGATCATCCCCGTGGTGATCACGGTCTACTCCGACCGCTCTTTCACCTTCATCCTGAAGACCCCGCCGGTCGCCGTCCTCCTGAAGAAGGAAGCCGGCCTCGCCACCAACAAGAAGCCGGGTTCGGGCTCCAAGGAGCCGAACAAGGTGAAGGTGGGCTCGGTGTCGGAGGCGCAGGTGCGCAAGCTCGCCGAGATGAAGATCCAAGACATGAACTGCACCGACGTGGAGGCCGCGATCCGCATCGTGCGCGGCACGGCGCGCAGCATGGGCATCGAGATCACGGCCTGA
- a CDS encoding 50S ribosomal protein L1, whose translation MAKLSKNRTKLTTEVDTSRKYTVEEACAVVKKAKFAKFDETIDIAVRLGVNPRHADQMVRGALVLPHGTGQTVRVLVFAKGDKEREAREAGADFAGSDDMVAKVSEGFLDFDRVIATPDMMGAVGKLGRVLGPRGLMPNPKVGTVTFDVGNAVREAKGGKIEYRTEKAGIVHARIGKSSFEESALAENAKALIGALIQKKPSTAKGTYLRSITVSSTMGPGLKVDPAPFSGKTEEA comes from the coding sequence TTGGCGAAACTGTCCAAGAATCGCACGAAGTTGACGACGGAAGTCGACACCTCGCGCAAATATACGGTTGAAGAGGCGTGCGCCGTCGTCAAGAAGGCGAAGTTTGCCAAGTTCGACGAGACCATCGACATCGCGGTTCGCCTCGGCGTCAACCCGCGCCACGCCGACCAGATGGTCCGCGGCGCGCTCGTGCTCCCGCACGGTACGGGTCAGACCGTCCGCGTGCTGGTGTTCGCGAAGGGTGACAAGGAGCGCGAGGCGCGCGAGGCCGGCGCCGATTTCGCCGGGAGCGACGACATGGTGGCGAAGGTGTCCGAGGGCTTCCTCGACTTCGACCGCGTGATCGCCACCCCCGACATGATGGGCGCGGTCGGCAAGCTCGGTCGCGTGCTCGGCCCCCGCGGGCTCATGCCGAACCCGAAGGTCGGGACGGTCACGTTCGACGTCGGCAACGCCGTCCGCGAGGCCAAGGGCGGCAAGATCGAGTATCGCACCGAGAAGGCGGGCATCGTGCACGCCCGCATCGGCAAGAGCTCGTTCGAGGAGTCTGCCCTCGCCGAGAACGCGAAGGCGCTCATCGGCGCCCTCATCCAGAAGAAGCCCTCGACGGCGAAGGGAACCTACCTCCGGAGCATCACGGTCAGCTCGACCATGGGCCCCGGGCTCAAGGTCGACCCGGCGCCGTTCTCGGGCAAGACCGAGGAGGCGTAA
- a CDS encoding 50S ribosomal protein L10: MAAATSTKAGKTTVIGEVKGKFDRATSVVLLDYKGMTVASATKLRANFRKAGVEYKVVKNTLVKHALKGSAYGSKLDTQLTGMTGVAWSYEDPSAAAKIVKAFRKDEGEAGQKLQVKAGLLDGSILDGKAVEDQLATMPGKDELRAMLLATLQAPLTQFVQLLQAPTQNLVYLLAAREQELEKQG; encoded by the coding sequence ATGGCAGCGGCCACAAGCACCAAAGCAGGCAAGACCACCGTCATCGGCGAGGTCAAGGGCAAGTTCGATCGCGCGACCTCCGTCGTCCTCCTCGACTACAAGGGGATGACCGTGGCGAGCGCGACCAAGCTCCGCGCCAACTTCCGGAAAGCGGGCGTCGAGTACAAGGTCGTCAAGAACACCCTCGTCAAGCACGCCCTCAAGGGCAGCGCCTACGGCTCGAAGCTCGACACGCAGCTCACCGGCATGACCGGCGTCGCGTGGAGCTACGAGGACCCGTCGGCGGCAGCCAAGATCGTCAAGGCCTTCCGGAAGGACGAGGGCGAGGCGGGCCAGAAGCTTCAAGTCAAGGCAGGCCTCCTCGACGGCAGCATCCTCGACGGCAAGGCCGTCGAAGATCAGCTCGCGACGATGCCCGGCAAGGACGAGCTCCGCGCCATGCTCCTCGCCACGCTCCAGGCACCCCTCACCCAGTTCGTTCAGCTCCTTCAGGCGCCGACCCAGAACCTGGTGTATCTGCTCGCCGCTCGGGAGCAGGAGCTCGAAAAGCAGGGCTGA
- the rplL gene encoding 50S ribosomal protein L7/L12, whose protein sequence is MTDISKDQVVDYLSNLPVIQIAELIKTLEDKWGVKAAPAAVAVAAGPAVAAAPVEEQTEFNVELKEAGASKINVIKVVREITGLGLKEAKDLVEGAPKVVKEGVSKADAADMKKKLEEAGAKVELK, encoded by the coding sequence ATGACTGACATCAGCAAGGACCAGGTCGTCGATTACCTCTCGAACCTCCCCGTGATCCAGATCGCGGAGCTCATCAAGACCCTCGAGGACAAGTGGGGCGTCAAGGCTGCTCCGGCCGCCGTCGCCGTCGCCGCGGGTCCCGCGGTCGCCGCTGCCCCCGTCGAGGAGCAGACCGAGTTCAACGTGGAGCTCAAGGAGGCCGGCGCGAGCAAGATCAACGTGATCAAGGTCGTCCGCGAGATCACGGGCCTCGGCCTCAAGGAGGCGAAGGACCTCGTCGAGGGCGCGCCCAAGGTCGTGAAGGAGGGCGTCTCCAAGGCCGACGCCGCCGACATGAAGAAGAAGCTCGAAGAGGCGGGCGCCAAGGTCGAGCTCAAGTAA